A single Streptomyces mirabilis DNA region contains:
- a CDS encoding NAD(P)H-dependent glycerol-3-phosphate dehydrogenase, with amino-acid sequence MSKPVKAAVFGTGSWGTAFGMVLADAGCEVTLCARRAELVEAVNSTRTNPDYLPGVELPENLRATTDAAEAARDADFTVLAVPSQTLRGNLAEWTPLLEPDTVLVSLMKGVELGSAMRMSEVIEDVAKVGADRIAVVTGPNLAREIAARMPAAAVVACTSEAVAQRLQAASHNPYFRPYTNTDVVGCELGGAVKNVIGLAVGIADGMGLGDNAKGSLITRGLAETTRLGIVMGADPLTFSGLAGLGDLVATCSSPLSRNHTFGTNLGRGMTLQETIAVTKQTAEGVKSCESVLDLARRHGVDMPITETVVGIVHEGKSPVVAVKELMGRSAKPERR; translated from the coding sequence GTGAGCAAGCCGGTCAAGGCGGCCGTCTTCGGGACCGGATCGTGGGGTACGGCCTTCGGCATGGTGCTCGCCGACGCGGGGTGCGAGGTCACCCTGTGCGCGCGGCGCGCCGAGCTCGTCGAGGCGGTCAACTCCACGCGTACGAACCCGGACTACCTGCCGGGCGTCGAACTCCCCGAGAACCTGCGGGCGACGACCGACGCCGCCGAGGCCGCGCGTGACGCCGATTTCACCGTGCTCGCCGTGCCCTCGCAGACTTTGCGCGGCAATCTCGCCGAGTGGACGCCGCTGCTGGAGCCCGACACGGTCCTGGTCTCCCTCATGAAGGGCGTCGAACTCGGTTCCGCGATGCGGATGAGCGAGGTGATCGAGGACGTCGCCAAGGTCGGCGCCGACCGTATCGCCGTGGTCACAGGACCGAACCTGGCCCGTGAGATCGCCGCCCGGATGCCGGCCGCCGCCGTGGTCGCCTGCACCTCCGAAGCGGTCGCCCAGCGCCTCCAGGCAGCCAGCCACAACCCGTACTTCCGCCCGTACACCAACACCGACGTGGTGGGCTGCGAGCTGGGCGGCGCGGTGAAGAACGTGATCGGTCTCGCCGTCGGCATCGCGGACGGCATGGGTCTGGGCGACAACGCCAAGGGCTCGCTGATCACGCGCGGACTCGCCGAGACCACCCGACTCGGCATCGTCATGGGCGCCGACCCGCTGACCTTCTCCGGACTCGCGGGCCTCGGCGACCTGGTGGCCACCTGCTCCTCGCCGCTGTCGCGCAACCACACCTTCGGCACCAACCTCGGCAGGGGCATGACCCTCCAGGAGACCATCGCGGTCACCAAGCAGACCGCCGAGGGCGTCAAGTCCTGTGAGTCCGTGCTGGATCTGGCCCGCAGGCACGGCGTCGACATGCCCATCACCGAGACGGTCGTCGGCATCGTCCACGAGGGCAAGTCGCCGGTCGTCGCGGTCAAGGAGCTGATGGGGCGCAGCGCCAAGCCCGAGCGCCGCTGA
- a CDS encoding lysophospholipid acyltransferase family protein produces the protein MPRRRIGFWYRFAAVLCKPPLVVLIKRDWRGMENIPAEGGFITAVNHNSHVDPFAYAHYQYNTGRVPRFLAKAGLFRKGFVGAAMRGTGQIPVYRESTDALSAFRAAIDAVERGECVAFYPEGTLTRDPDGWPMTGKTGAARVALQTKCPVIPVAQWGANELLPPYAKKPNLLPRKTHHVLAGPPVDLSRFYDKEMSPDLLKEATEVIMAAITAQLEQIRGEKAPETPYDPRQVRIEQRRRTRAQERAQERAQAQQQAQAQQEEGQST, from the coding sequence GTGCCCCGCCGCAGAATCGGCTTCTGGTACCGCTTCGCAGCGGTCCTCTGCAAACCACCACTAGTGGTTCTGATCAAGCGGGACTGGCGCGGAATGGAGAACATTCCGGCCGAGGGCGGATTTATCACCGCGGTGAACCACAATTCGCATGTGGACCCGTTCGCGTATGCCCACTATCAGTACAACACTGGGCGTGTTCCGCGTTTCCTGGCCAAGGCCGGGCTTTTCAGGAAGGGATTCGTGGGGGCCGCGATGCGCGGCACCGGACAGATCCCCGTGTACCGCGAGAGCACCGACGCGCTGAGCGCGTTCCGGGCCGCGATCGACGCCGTGGAGCGCGGCGAGTGCGTCGCGTTCTACCCCGAGGGCACCCTCACCCGCGACCCCGACGGCTGGCCGATGACCGGCAAGACCGGCGCCGCCCGGGTCGCCCTGCAGACCAAGTGCCCGGTGATTCCGGTCGCCCAGTGGGGTGCCAACGAACTGCTGCCGCCGTACGCCAAGAAGCCCAACCTCCTTCCGCGCAAGACCCACCACGTTCTCGCGGGCCCTCCGGTTGACCTGTCGCGTTTCTACGACAAGGAGATGAGCCCGGACCTCCTGAAGGAGGCCACCGAGGTCATCATGGCCGCCATCACCGCGCAGCTGGAGCAGATCCGCGGCGAGAAGGCCCCTGAGACGCCCTACGACCCGCGCCAGGTACGGATCGAACAGCGCAGGCGTACCAGGGCCCAGGAGAGGGCTCAGGAGCGGGCACAGGCCCAGCAGCAGGCACAGGCACAGCAGGAAGAGGGGCAGAGCACGTGA
- the cofC gene encoding 2-phospho-L-lactate guanylyltransferase, whose product MQWTLVIPLKALARAKSRLSDTAADAVRPGLALAFAQDTVAAALACTAVGDVAVVTDDALAGRELAALGAWIVPDEPGGGLNAALAHGTAAVRSRSPECAVAALNADLPALRPLELTRVLDAAAEFPRAFLSDAAAIGTTLLAASPGRELRPAFGTDSRARHRASGAAELLLTAVDSVRQDVDTGDDLRAALALGVGPRTATLAAKLLIPGQPGT is encoded by the coding sequence GTGCAGTGGACCTTGGTCATCCCCCTCAAAGCCTTGGCGCGGGCCAAGAGCAGGCTCTCGGACACCGCCGCCGACGCGGTGCGCCCCGGACTCGCCCTCGCCTTCGCGCAGGACACCGTGGCGGCCGCGCTGGCCTGCACGGCGGTCGGCGATGTGGCGGTCGTCACGGACGACGCGCTGGCCGGGCGGGAGCTGGCCGCACTGGGGGCGTGGATCGTGCCGGACGAGCCGGGAGGCGGTCTGAACGCCGCGCTGGCGCACGGGACGGCGGCCGTACGCTCCCGAAGTCCCGAATGCGCCGTGGCCGCCCTGAACGCCGATCTGCCCGCGTTGCGTCCCCTGGAATTGACCCGGGTACTCGATGCCGCCGCCGAATTCCCGCGTGCTTTTCTCTCCGATGCGGCCGCAATCGGCACCACTCTGCTGGCCGCATCCCCCGGCCGGGAATTGCGCCCCGCCTTCGGCACCGATTCCCGAGCCCGTCATCGCGCCTCGGGAGCCGCGGAACTCCTCCTCACCGCGGTGGATTCCGTACGCCAGGACGTGGACACCGGCGACGATCTGCGCGCGGCGCTCGCCCTGGGGGTGGGCCCGCGCACGGCCACACTGGCGGCGAAACTCCTGATCCCGGGCCAACCCGGCACCTGA